From Mustela nigripes isolate SB6536 chromosome 13, MUSNIG.SB6536, whole genome shotgun sequence, one genomic window encodes:
- the LOC131998934 gene encoding uncharacterized protein LOC131998934 isoform X1 yields the protein MPLGPQWTSILATHESPPGMSGTSGFCPLGPEPIPRGFLWLKDGHAGDAPWSQGLSLEPLVAGSPAFECCPHPSPACSLPLRDGATKGEGPWPQKSLPSGPAEKTLSRDQASDRSCSTVERLPRGEGARETYGELRLCADREKRHTETQSDVSKTFHVVEVLSNSLMSPNGMAEQPVSQARLGSCPAKAQKERSGLEVLL from the exons ATGCCGCTGGGACCCCAGTGGACCTCCATTCTGGCCACACATGAGAGTCCCCCGGGCATGTCTGGAACCAGTGGCTTCTGTCCACTTGGGCCTGAGCCGATTCCCCGGGGATTTCTGTGGCTCAAGGATGGTCATGCAGG GGATGCCCCCTGGTCTCAGGGGCTCTCTCTGGAGCCTCTGGTCGCTGGCAGTCCTGCCTTTGAATGCTGTCCCCACCCTtctcctgcctgctccctgcccctccgGGATGGGGCCACCAAAGGGGAGGGGCCCTGGCCCCAGAAAAGCCTTCCCTCAGGTCCCGCTGAGAAGACTTTATCAAGGGACCAAGCCAGTGACAGATCGTGCTCCACAGTTGAGAGGCTCCCACGAGGAGAGGGGGCCCGGGAGACCTATGGTGAGCTCCGTCTGTGTGCTGACAG AGAAAAGAGGCACACTGAAACCCAAAGCGACGTCAGCAAGACATTCCATGTTGTAGAAGTTCTCTCAAATTCCCTCATGTCACCAAACG GAATGGCAGAGCAGCCCGTCTCCCAGGCCAGACTAGGGTCCTGTCCGGCAAAAGCGCAGAAGGAGAGATCTGGGCTGGAAGTGTTGCTCTGA
- the LOC131998934 gene encoding uncharacterized protein LOC131998934 isoform X2 — protein MRVPRACLEPVASVHLGLSRFPGDFCGSRMVMQGPAEKTLSRDQASDRSCSTVERLPRGEGARETYGELRLCADREKRHTETQSDVSKTFHVVEVLSNSLMSPNGMAEQPVSQARLGSCPAKAQKERSGLEVLL, from the exons ATGAGAGTCCCCCGGGCATGTCTGGAACCAGTGGCTTCTGTCCACTTGGGCCTGAGCCGATTCCCCGGGGATTTCTGTGGCTCAAGGATGGTCATGCAGG GTCCCGCTGAGAAGACTTTATCAAGGGACCAAGCCAGTGACAGATCGTGCTCCACAGTTGAGAGGCTCCCACGAGGAGAGGGGGCCCGGGAGACCTATGGTGAGCTCCGTCTGTGTGCTGACAG AGAAAAGAGGCACACTGAAACCCAAAGCGACGTCAGCAAGACATTCCATGTTGTAGAAGTTCTCTCAAATTCCCTCATGTCACCAAACG GAATGGCAGAGCAGCCCGTCTCCCAGGCCAGACTAGGGTCCTGTCCGGCAAAAGCGCAGAAGGAGAGATCTGGGCTGGAAGTGTTGCTCTGA